One part of the Numenius arquata chromosome 24, bNumArq3.hap1.1, whole genome shotgun sequence genome encodes these proteins:
- the LOC141475197 gene encoding alpha-1,6-mannosyl-glycoprotein 4-beta-N-acetylglucosaminyltransferase-like has translation MRCSMKRSLTAVLAASFLLLLFLLHGGSRQEEDALEVELKGLAPDTALQMLQLEGAQHVLQDTDDLSALHNVSYHLLAGSLSPHKKFLAVGLASVRRPRGYYLPATFQSLFMQSTEAELQEMVVVVHLADRDPMWNMRVATEIARKFAHHILLGRLLLIHVPHEFYPTLEGLKRNYNDPEERVKFRSKQNVDYAFLFAFAANLSSYYLMIEDDVWSAKSFLTAIRKALASREGTNWATLEFSKLGYIGKLYHSSDLPRLARFLLLFYQEMPCDWLLSHFRLLLTQKDVIRFKPSLFQHMGLYSSFQGTINRLEDDEFQADALDLPDNPPAALFTSMSVFENYEPLKAYSAAQGYFWGKDPTAGSVFSIVFQQPAQVTRVRVRTGSEERREDFLHAGVLELGRQRWADGRDCSAYTTVGTFEKGTLERRGLEKDLPGPVECVRIRVTRDQSEWLIIQSIDIWTTAGS, from the exons ATGCGATGCTCCATGAAGCGCTCCCTCACGGCTGTGCTCgcagcctccttcctcctcctcctcttcctcctccatgggGGCAGCCGGCAGGAAGAGGATGCCTTGGAG GTGGAGCTCAAGGGCTTGGCCCCAGACACAGCCCTGCAGatgctgcagctggaaggagccCAGCACGTCCTCCAGGACACGGATGACCTCTCTGCACTCCACAATGTCTCCTACCACCTCCTCGCTGGCTCCCTGTCACCCCACAAAA AATTCCTGGCGGTGGGTCTGGCGTCAGTGCGGCGGCCGCGTGGCTACTACCTTCCGGCGACATTCCAGTCCCTCTTCATGCAGTCCACggaggcagagctgcaggagatggtggtggtggtgcactTGGCCGACAGGGACCCCATGTGGAACATGCGTGTGGCCACCGAGATAGCCCGCAAGTTTGCTCACCACATCCTCCTGGGCCGGCTCCTGCTTATCCATGTTCCCCATGAGTTTTACCCTACCCTCGAGGGCCTCAAGAGAAACTACAACGACCCAGAAGAGCGGGTGAAGTTCAGGTCCAAGCAGAACGTGGACTACGCCTTCCTCTTCGCCTTTGCCGCCAACCTCTCCTCCTACTACTTGATGATTGAGGATGATGTCTGGTCCGCCAAGTCCTTCTTGACGGCCATCCGCAAGGCACTGGCTTCCCGGGAAGGCACCAACTGGGCCACCCTTGAGTTCTCCAAGCTGGGCTACATCGGTAAGCTCTACCACTCCAGCGACCTTCCTCGCCTGGctcgcttcctcctcctcttctaccAGGAGATGCCCTGCGACTGGCTGCTGTCCCACTTCCGCCTCCTGCTCACCCAGAAGGACGTCATCCGCTTCAAGCCCTCCCTCTTCCAGCACATGGGCCTCTACTCCTCCTTCCAGGGCACCATCAACCGGCTGGAGGACGATGAGTTCCAGGCCGATGCCTTGGACCTTCCCGACAACCCACCAGCGGCCTTGTTCACCAGCATGTCCGTCTTCGAGAACTACGAGCCCCTCAAGGCTTATAGCGCAGCACAGGGGTATTTTTGGGGGAAAGACCCCACAGCCGGCAGCGTCTTCTCCATCGTCTTCCAGCAGCCGGCCCAGGTCACCCGTGTCCGGGTGCGCACGGGCTCCGAGGAGCGCCGGGAGGATTTCCTGCACGCGGGGGTGCTGGAGCTGGGCCGGCAGCGATGGGCTGACGGCCGGGACTGCTCTGCCTACACCACCGTGGGCACCTTCGAGAAGGGGACCTTGGAGCGGCGGGGGCTGGAGAAGGACCTTCCTGGCCCCGTGGAGTGCGTGAGGATCCGGGTCACCCGGGACCAGAGCGAGTGGCTCATCATCCAGAGCATCGACATCTGGACCACAGCTGGCAGCTGA
- the TMEM9 gene encoding proton-transporting V-type ATPase complex assembly regulator TMEM9, with protein sequence MFAQCTRKGASSVLLMALLCCILPPPAQASKSSEDIRCKCICPPYRNISGHIYNKNVSQKDCNCLHVVEPMPVPGNDVEAYCLLCECKYEERSTTTIKVIIIIYLSVVGALLLYMAFLVLVDPLIRKPDAYTQPLHNEEENEDARSLAAAPTPSGARANTVLERVEGAQQRWKRQVQEQRKTVFDRHKMLS encoded by the exons ATGTTTGCCCAGTGCACTCGGAAGGGTGCGAGCTCGGTGCTGCTGATGGCACTGCTGTGCTGCATCCTTCCCCCTCCGGCACAAGCCAGCAAG AGCTCGGAGGACATCCGCTGCAAGTGCATCTGTCCCCCATACCGGAACATCAGTGGGCACATTTACAACAAGAACGTGTCCCAGAAGGACTG CAACTGTCTGCATGTTGTGGAGCCGATGCCGGTGCCAGGGAATGACGTGGAGGCCTACTGCCTGCTGTGTGAGTGCAAGTACGAGGAGCGTagcaccaccaccatcaag GTGATCATCATCATTTACTTGTCCGTGGTGGGGGCACTGCTGCTTTACATGGCTTTCCTCGTGCTGGTGGACCCTCTGATCCGGAAGCCAGATGCTTATACCCAGCCCCTGCACAACGAGGAGGAGAACGAG GATGCTCGCTCCTTGGCCGCAGCCCCCACCCCGTCGGGTGCTAGAGCCAACACGGTGCTGGAGAGGGTGGAGGGGGCCCAGCAGCGCTGGAAGCGCCAggtgcaggagcagaggaagacaGTTTTCGACCGCCACAAGATGCTGAGCTAG